The Megalobrama amblycephala isolate DHTTF-2021 linkage group LG16, ASM1881202v1, whole genome shotgun sequence genome includes the window gaactttTCCTTCAGATTCAAGTGTTTCTGTTGACATTTTATAGAATAACATTGCCCCTAAATGTGCCAGTTTTAATATTCAATGTTTGGTGACACAAAAAGTGCAGAAAAACACATAGCATTCATTCTCTATTCAAATAAAGAGGGTTAAAAATCCAGCATTCGTAAGGGGAGAGGGAGTGTGTGGAGCTGCACTGTGTGAAAGTTCCCGGATGAAGGTGTAACGCCATCTTTACTCCACCATTCAATCCGCAGCTGTTGCTCGCACAGGGGCCTGCCGGTGAACTCACACTCCTCCTTTACTCCCAATCTCTCACAAAACACGCTCGCCGCGCGCTGTCCGCCATGGGTGACCGGGAGGATTTGGTGTACCAAGCCAAGCTCGCCGAGCAGGCGGAGAGATATGATGGTAAGAGACATTGAGAAGTAACGGGAACGTTGTTTTTACAAAGCGAGTGCTCAGGCAGACTAACTGACGGTCGGGTTAGCTGGTTTAATTCGCGATTACACAAAGCGAATACCTTGTAAATGGCAAACCGATCTCCGTTTACCCTTTAAATACGTTGATACTTCTATTTGTGCTGTCCGTTAATTCTGTCGATGCGATATTGGGGTAACTACAGAATGGCTTATGAAGATGGAGACGTTTATTGAGGAGACAAAATGGCGGAGAGTTAGTGGGTGAGGCAAGCTGTTGCTAGCCATGGCGGAGGGGGTGGCTGCAGTCTTCCAGCCTCATGTGGGCGAAGAACGGTTCAAATATTAGTTAACAGCTGTCTTAATCGACCCAATTAATCACGATAAGGAGTTATTTCGGTACCAGGGCCGCCCTTTTCTGCGTTTACCCCCGCAGCACATTACGAGAGACCGTGGCTGTGTCTCAAAACCTTTTGAGCTACCTACTTGGATAGCATTTTTGCGTATTATGGGCACGTTGAGATGTGATACccaaaaatgctgtctaggcAGGTACCTTAGTGGGTTTTGAGACGCAGCCGTTGTACAGCAAATCAAAGCAATTAATGCTTTGTAAGCTTGGATGCAGTAGCTTTGCAGTGAGATTTCATTTCAGACTGTAGAGAAGAGGCTCACTGACTTGTGGTATTCGTGATTTTAACGATATACTAAACCAACAGCTATAACTGTGCTTTGTTGGTAATTTATTGTCTAGTTTAGTCACCCATTAACCTATATTAGGTATCTAGGGTTTTCACTGAACACTTAAAAGTATGCTGCAAGTGCGTAGAATTGTGGTTAGTTAACAAAGGGTATGCACAGTGTTTTATGACTGAATACTGAACACAAGGTGAATGTAAATCCAAATAGAGttgttgttaatgtttataatattttcttCGCCTAATACACACACCATagaagagctgcacaattctggataatgtaaattgagaatcacatttttttttttttcctcaaatagATATCATGGttctcccacgattctgaaAAGACAACTAAACAACATAACATGTAAATTTACTAAAGGTtctaaaaaaagttaattattgcagtctatttaaaaaatatatttaattgacTAATTAGAATgcgagtgaatgattcaatgactcctTCATAAATACTTCGCTTATTTCATAACTGGATAAATAagcgtttttgaacgaatctcttgaatgaatgatttagtGCCATACATTAagtcacttgtcaccacctactgtTTTAACGATATAATTGAAGCGATATTTATTTGAAACCTCGTTACTTTCAAAAGGaagatttactctattttgatcgctactgcagacatcagtgtttgtatctgaactataaacttttatcccagtacttctgtgataatttgaattattctaacagaaataatgatactgtgtggttgaaaagactgtttgtgaagctgttccATATCTATACATGACAAGTGCTTTCTCTGGGTCAGCGGCAGCTCCAACGCAGATTTGGATGTTCCACTGTGATCGTAGTTGTGAAAGGTTTAAAAGACAGGCAAATTATTGTCAATAAGGAATAAGATCACATGGGTGTTTGAATTGAGATTGCTTTCTTTTAACGATTATTGAGGTCAACAGTGGCTGCCCGCTTTATCAGCGGCCTTTGTTCTAAAAGTATTTTCATAGAAATATTAAATTCTTTGTTGATTTAAAAACCATGAACCAAATCTACCAGCTACGGATGAATCGCAGCATTGtgaactttgatttgaagcaaaaaatgGGACAAAAAGACGAAGATACAACACTGTGTATGTAACTGCTTTAATGAGGGACATTCCTTTaaaagagcaagagagagacaatatgttttaactttattgcataatatattaaagtagtTCCTGGCTGTGATTTAATTCCAGTAAGCAAAATGTCTatcacattcattttcaattttcCAGAAATGGTCGACTCCATGAAGAAAGTGGCTGGGATGGATGTTGAGCTAACAGTTGAAGAGAGAAACCTGCTCTCCGTGGCCTACAAGAACGTTATTGGGGCGAGAAGAGCGTCCTGGAGGATAATCAGTAGTATCGAGCAGAAAGAGAGAATAAGGGTGGAGAGGACAAATTGAAAATGATTCGGGAATATAGGCAAACGGTAAGACGTGCGCTAACTAGCGTTCATTAACATCACTAGAATCGTGCCTTTTATGCTTTTAATCATTACATTATCTTGTCCAGGTTGAAACAGAGTTGAAATCAATCTGCAATGACATCCTCGATGTATTGGACAAGCACCTAATCCCAGCTGCAAATTCAGGAGAGTCCAAGGTCTTCTACTACAAAATGTATGAAAGCCACAAGGTTTTCCTAAGTGAATCTAAGGTTGAATCGTATGTGACATAATGAGGTCACGGctttatttatacatgttttAAACAGACCTTTTCTCCCTTTGATGCCTCAGGAAGGGCGATTACCACAGGTATCTCGCTGAGTTTGCTACAGGAAACGACAGGAAGGAGGCTGCAGAAAACAGTTTGGTTGCTTACAAAGCTGCTAGTGATATTGCAATGACAGACCTTCAGCCTACACACCCTATTCGTTTGGGTCTGGCTCTTAACTTCTCCGTATTCTACTATGAAATCCTCAACTCTCCCGACCGTGCATGCAGGTTcgttttctttgtgttttggggttttttcAATGCTTATATCGATTTGAAATCTTGTACAGCAGACAATAAATGGTTTGCGAATGTGTATCAGTCATATTCCTATATTACATTTGTATGAATATGGTGCCGTCTAGAGattttaaataatgtgtttGGCTACTTATCtgacaaaattttttttttttttgcaatgtattCCTGTTCTTATTAATAATTTGTGTATTCGGTTTGTTGATCTTAGGTTGGCAAAGGCAGCATTTGACGATGCTATTGCTGAACTGGACACATTGAGTGAAGAAAGTTACAAGGACTCGACACTCATCATGCAGTTGTTACGTGATAACCTGACACTATGGACTTCAGATATGCAGGGAGATGGTAAGACGcatcatctttttttacagtttcaGATGCTAAGCTTGACAAACATGTCTTTGAAACACATTGGTACATGAAGGTGACATCCTCAAAAGCTCCTCCACAAACCAAAGCTATTTTTAGAGCGATTGTTTCAGAGTGTCCCGATTTAGGACTTGTGAGGCATCTCTAATAGAAGTTAAAATAGAGGGGTCTGGCTGCTTTGAAAGTAAAATTGTGCAAGCAAggaacgatttttttttttttttctcagtataCTGTAATGCTACTGTTTCCTTTTTTTGACAAGATTTTTTATATGTAATCTAGTGCATCCAAGATATTCATTCCTACCCCAGAAATGAGACagaaggctgtatttatttttgaatagctttttaaaaagaatataGTGACCTAGTGCACATCACTGCATTCCTGTGCAAAACCAGCAGTATAATCTTTCTCTACTACATTTCATGTCATCTTGTAATGTGTCCAAGCTCATGCCGTCCAACTTAACCCATCTTGCCTTTTTTCATCCCCACTATTTAGATTCCTAAAGGAAAATGTTAATTGCCCACAAACTTAATTTGTAAGTGAGGCCACTTTTTCCAGCACTTGcctttttgtccacaaattgcatcactCACCCGTCTGTAAGCTTTGTGTTGCGATCTTTGTAGCCACCAGAGTGCTATATGTGCAGCATGTCTGAAACAAACGTTTCTGCATGATCACTGCCAGATCCTCTTTGTCCAATTGGAATGGCTGTGTTGTACCAATAtattagaattaaaaaaaattctggtaTGTTTTCGTAAGAAATGTACAGAACAGGTGTCTAAGGGTATTATCCTTTGGTTTGGGAACTGAATTACGTGTGACAATTAAATGACCATATGAGATAACACTGCATTCAAATTAGACTTAAgccaatttgatttttttttttgattttttttttgagcttgAAAATGACACGTTCTATTTTCGTAACATGAtagatacattttatttctcacAGCATGTATTCAGTCCTTTTACTAttgattatttcttttaattttttgcttTTAATAGCATTTTATTTGGCAAACTCCTAATGCACAGATTTTGCAAGGGTTGCAACTTGATGATAATGTGCGAAAATGCACAACGCATCGCGTGGATTTCTTTAAGGGACACAATTGTGGCACAATGCAATAACAGTGGCTTTGTTTCTCTGTGCACAGGTGAGGAACAGAATAAAGAGGCGCTGCAAGATGTGGAGGATGAAAACCAATGAGACAACACAGCCAATATGAGACTCCACCCCACTCCCCCTCCCCTTCCCCAGACCCCACTCACAAAGGGAGCCACCAAGCCCAACCTTATGAGTGGCACTCAACAGCTTGATGCCTCCAGTTTTCTCTccctttgtttgatttttaatattattctgttttattagcccttaaattgaaataaaatataccaCTCATGAAACAAACTTCAAATATGATTTTTGAATGGTCAGAACTTAAGATTtcttggagttttttttttttttttttttttttttttttgtcttcctggtacatttttccttttttttttttttttttttttttttttttttttttttttttttttttttttttatgttcatttgctttatttctcaacatttttatcAGTTGCTGGATATATTTTGAGTTTTTCttaatgtaattacagaaattaacttttattactATTACTGATATGTCTACTATTAGTGGTTTGAGCTGTAATATTTCTGTGTTAGTGCAATTATACGATGCAGTTAAAGAAAACaattaaacctttaaaaaaGGGCAAGTCTAAACAAAGTGCTCTTTTTGTTAATTTAGTTTTTCAGAGAAAGTCGAAGCAAATTTCTTGATATCCATGTGGAGCAAAATGCTTAACATCACCAAGTAGTAGTTATGTAGTAACATTTACCAGTGGTCTGGACTGTAATTTGTGCTAAAATACTGTATTGCTCACATAGGCTGATGATGGTGGGTGGATGGCTGCAGCTCTATAAAACTGAAGGAGCCTTGTTGCTTTTAGAACTAAGACAAATGCAGGTCTCCATTTGGCTgtctcaaaaagaaaaaaaagcactaATAAAGTTGATTTTAAGCCTGCATGAGTACATGAAATAGTCTATTTTTCCTCTTCCCCCCCTGAATCTACATAATGCATATAATTTCTTCTGTACTTTATGTTAACTTGAAACTAGTTTGTACTACTGGATATCTGACTGGAACCACAGACCTAGAATCTGTATTACAACCAAACAGCATGGAATTAACTATTaacttaaataaaactgccTCAAGTAAAATATTTAACCACCTCTTTTGCACTCAAAATGTTTTCCTTTCTCTTTACATTTTATGTGCTTTTCC containing:
- the ywhae1 gene encoding LOW QUALITY PROTEIN: tyrosine 3-monooxygenase/tryptophan 5-monooxygenase activation protein, epsilon polypeptide 1 (The sequence of the model RefSeq protein was modified relative to this genomic sequence to represent the inferred CDS: deleted 2 bases in 1 codon), encoding MGDREDLVYQAKLAEQAERYDEMVDSMKKVAGMDVELTVEERNLLSVAYKNVIGARRASWRIISSIEQKENKGGEDKLKMIREYRQTVETELKSICNDILDVLDKHLIPAANSGESKVFYYKMKGDYHRYLAEFATGNDRKEAAENSLVAYKAASDIAMTDLQPTHPIRLGLALNFSVFYYEILNSPDRACRLAKAAFDDAIAELDTLSEESYKDSTLIMQLLRDNLTLWTSDMQGDGEEQNKEALQDVEDENQ